In the Syntrophorhabdaceae bacterium genome, one interval contains:
- a CDS encoding HD domain-containing protein, with protein sequence MYDEKQKLREVLNIGLDVTQTKDIDILLERILTKARYLTNADAGSIYIKEADTLKFKYTQNDTQQKRLRPGKKLIYSTFSIPVNNKSLSGYVANTGLMLNIEDVYHLSGGVPYSFDQSYDQLTGYRTQSVLTFPLKTHNDEIVGVLQLINAKDSAGNIIPFTGDDEPYIMHFANNAAIAIDRAMMTRDIILRMIKMAELRDPMETGAHVNRVASYAVEIYEAWAMAKGIDEDTIEKNKDVLRMSAMLHDVGKVAITDLILKKPARLDNVEYDVMKQHTYLGAQLFSNMRSDFDEAAFVVALNHHEKWDGNGYPGHIDFNTGEPLPGYTDQSGKATGKVADEIPLFGRIVAIADVYDALCSRRSYKETWDEARVLDTLTQERGKHFDPEVVDTFVSILDVIRNVAHQYPDKGE encoded by the coding sequence ATGTATGACGAAAAGCAAAAGCTCCGCGAGGTCCTGAATATCGGACTCGATGTGACCCAGACAAAGGATATCGATATCCTCCTCGAAAGGATCCTGACGAAGGCACGGTATTTAACAAACGCTGACGCGGGATCGATCTATATCAAGGAAGCCGACACGCTGAAATTCAAATACACTCAGAACGATACACAGCAGAAGAGGCTGCGACCGGGCAAAAAGCTTATCTATTCAACCTTTTCGATCCCCGTGAATAATAAATCCTTATCAGGGTACGTTGCCAATACAGGCTTGATGCTCAACATAGAAGACGTATATCATTTAAGCGGCGGCGTCCCCTATTCTTTTGACCAGTCATACGATCAATTGACCGGCTACAGGACGCAATCGGTTCTTACCTTTCCCCTCAAAACACACAACGATGAGATTGTCGGTGTCCTCCAGCTAATCAATGCGAAAGACAGCGCCGGCAACATTATTCCCTTCACAGGTGACGATGAGCCGTATATCATGCATTTTGCCAATAACGCTGCCATTGCCATCGACCGCGCCATGATGACCAGGGATATCATCCTGCGGATGATAAAGATGGCTGAGCTGCGGGATCCTATGGAGACGGGCGCTCATGTTAACCGCGTGGCATCATACGCCGTGGAGATCTACGAGGCATGGGCTATGGCAAAGGGGATCGACGAAGATACAATCGAAAAGAATAAAGACGTTTTGAGGATGTCGGCAATGCTCCACGATGTGGGAAAGGTCGCCATCACAGACCTGATCCTCAAGAAACCCGCCCGCCTTGACAACGTTGAATACGACGTTATGAAACAGCACACCTACCTCGGTGCACAGTTGTTTTCCAACATGCGGTCGGACTTTGATGAAGCGGCATTTGTTGTGGCGCTCAATCACCATGAAAAATGGGACGGGAATGGATATCCGGGACACATCGATTTCAATACCGGGGAGCCCCTACCCGGCTATACAGACCAGTCAGGAAAGGCAACGGGCAAGGTCGCAGATGAGATCCCTCTCTTCGGCCGGATCGTGGCCATCGCCGACGTGTATGATGCGCTTTGCTCGCGGAGGTCATACAAGGAGACCTGGGACGAGGCAAGGGTCCTCGACACCC
- the pfp gene encoding diphosphate--fructose-6-phosphate 1-phosphotransferase produces MKKMHNNSNMERDLIGIIVGGGPAPGINGVISAATIEAVNQGKKVVGLIGGFKSLFEGQINVMPLTIDDVSRIHATGGSILRTSRDAPDNAKAKFKTLLSSLKSIGIKYLITVGGDGTLHMANWIEREARGSISVVHTPKTIDNDIPLPGGFSTFGFQTARHVGVYIVNNVMEDARTMGRWYFITTMGRHTGHLALGMGKAAGTTISLIPEEFENGKLSFKRVADTLTGSIIKRLSMDRDYGVAILAEGISEMFDLDELSRYEDVEKNEKGELRLSEIQLGRLLRNFVNKTLKSMGIEVGIFEKNIGYELRAANPIPFDVEYTRNLGYGAVRYLLKGGTGAMIVFYEGNIKPVPFVEMVDYATDRIKIRKVDIHTETYEVARKYMIRLEKEDFEGDRLKNLARVANMEPADFKARFEYVVSGNPY; encoded by the coding sequence CCTGATAGGTATCATCGTTGGTGGAGGCCCGGCGCCCGGCATCAACGGCGTTATCAGCGCGGCCACAATCGAGGCTGTCAATCAGGGCAAGAAGGTCGTGGGGCTCATCGGCGGGTTCAAGAGTCTCTTTGAGGGCCAGATAAATGTCATGCCCCTCACGATCGACGATGTTTCGAGGATTCACGCTACCGGAGGTTCTATCCTCCGCACCTCCCGTGATGCCCCCGACAACGCAAAGGCAAAATTCAAAACCCTTTTGTCCTCTCTCAAAAGTATCGGTATAAAGTACCTCATAACCGTCGGCGGCGACGGCACACTCCATATGGCAAACTGGATTGAAAGAGAGGCGAGGGGTTCCATTAGCGTAGTCCACACACCGAAGACGATCGATAACGATATACCCTTACCCGGTGGATTTTCAACATTCGGTTTTCAGACGGCGCGGCATGTAGGCGTTTATATTGTCAACAACGTCATGGAAGATGCCCGTACGATGGGACGGTGGTATTTCATTACTACAATGGGAAGGCATACGGGCCATCTGGCGCTGGGCATGGGGAAGGCTGCCGGCACCACGATCTCTCTCATACCGGAAGAATTCGAAAATGGCAAGCTCTCTTTTAAAAGGGTGGCAGATACCCTGACGGGATCTATCATTAAACGGCTATCCATGGACCGGGACTATGGTGTGGCCATACTGGCGGAAGGCATCTCCGAAATGTTCGACCTTGATGAGTTGAGCCGTTATGAGGATGTGGAGAAAAACGAAAAAGGCGAGTTAAGGCTTTCAGAGATCCAACTCGGAAGGCTGCTCAGGAATTTTGTTAACAAGACATTGAAATCAATGGGAATCGAGGTCGGCATCTTCGAGAAGAATATCGGTTACGAGTTAAGGGCTGCCAATCCCATCCCCTTCGATGTTGAATATACAAGAAACCTCGGTTACGGCGCGGTCCGCTACCTCCTGAAAGGCGGCACGGGAGCCATGATCGTCTTTTACGAAGGAAACATAAAACCGGTACCCTTTGTTGAGATGGTGGACTACGCTACTGACAGGATAAAGATCAGGAAGGTGGATATCCACACAGAGACCTATGAAGTTGCAAGAAAATATATGATCAGGCTTGAGAAGGAAGATTTCGAGGGTGACCGCCTGAAAAACCTCGCCAGGGTCGCCAACATGGAACCGGCAGATTTTAAAGCGCGCTTTGAATACGTGGTGTCCGGCAACCCTTATTAG